CAATAAGATTTGTAATATCTTTTACATCTAAATTACCTGTAGTCTTGAACTTCAACTTTTCGGTGCATACCTGCATGTTGTTCCTTTCAGATCTCAATTTGTCATTACTTTTTCCCGATCTCATAACCTTTCTCGATAGCTTTTTTATTTATTGCAACAAGTTCTTTGTATTTTTCAGAGGCATAACTTTCCATAGCCTCAATAATTGATGCAATCTTAACAACTTTAGTTTTTCCTGCGTAAACGCCAAGCGCCAGCATATTAGTTATTCTTGCATTTCCAAGTTCTCTTGCAAGATCAGTAATAGGAACTTGATATAATTCAGCATCTTTACGTTTTACTTCTCTTTTAATAAGAGAAGAGTTTAAAATAATCAACCCCTTATCGGCAAGGGAATTCTCATAATTATCAAAGCCTATATTATCCAGCGCAATTATAACCTCCGGCCTTCCGATCACAGGTGAAGCAATAGGTGCATCAGAAATTACCACAGCACAATAAGAAAGCCCGCCCCGCTTTTCCGCGCCATAAGAAGGAAGCCAGGTAACATATTTATTTTCTAAAAGCCCTGCTTTGCAAAGCACTGTACCCGCAAGCAGTACACCTTGTCCCCCGCTGCCGCAGATGATTACGTTGTTCTCCATTTCATTTTCCTACCTTTTTCTTTTCTTCCATCTATTCAGCCTTTTTCCTGTTTTTCTTACAATTTTCAGCAGGTGATATCGCTGATTTTAAAAGCTGATGGCGCTGATAAATTCATTTTCAATATTACGTTCTTTTCTTCTCTTACTTTGTCGACTGTACTTGCTTTCTTTGCTTCCATTGCTGTCTTTAATCACTCCCAGTTTATAATAATCCATCATTTTTTCTTTAACGAACTTTAAGGCATCTAAAGGTTTAAGTCCCCAGTTGATAGGACAGGGGGAAAGAACTTCAACAAAGGAAAACCCGACTTTGTCTATCTGATTTTGAAAAGCTTTCTTAATGGCTTTTTTTGCTTTAATAACATTAGCAGGATCTATAACGGTAACACGTTCTATGTAAACCGCACCTTCAATTGAAGATAAAAGTTCGGAAACCCGGAGAGGATATCCGGCAACTTTGACATCCCTGCCACTCTGAGTTGTAGTCGTTTTCATACCTGCTAATGTTGTCGGCGCCATTTGACCGCCGGTCATTCCATAATTAGCATTATTAATAAAGATGACTGTTATATTTTCGCCTCTATTAGCGGCATGTATGATTTCATTGGTACCTATTGAAGCAAGATCACCGTCGCCCTGATAAGTAAAAACTATCCTGTCAGGCAAACAGCGTTTAATAGCGGTAGCTACCGCCGGCGGTCTGCCATGAGGCGCTTCAGTTACATCAAAATTAAAATAATCGTAAGCAAATACGGCGCAGCCCACCGGGGCTATCCCGATAGTTTTTTCCCGGACATCAAGTTCGTCTATTACTTCCGCAACTATACGGTGCACGAGTCCGTGCCCGCATCCGGGGCAATAGGAATTTGCCGCTTCTTTCAGACTTTCAGGTCTTTTGTAGACTACTTTCATTTTGCGAGTTCCTTTATTTTTTCAAATACTTCTTCTTTTGTTGCAACTGCCCCGCCCGGCCTGCCGTGGAAAGATATTTTTTTATTATCTTCCACTGCCAGACGGATATCCTCGACCATCTGGCCGAGATTTAATTCCACAACAAGAACTTTCTTTGCCTTCTTCCCAAGCTCTGATACAATATCTGAAGCAAAGGGCCATACTGTAACCGGCCTGAATAAACCTGCTTTAATATCCGCTTTTCTTGCCATATCAACAGCGCCTTTACAGATTCTGCCCATAATGCCGTATGCGCAAATCAGTATTTCGGCATCTTCCGTATGGTATGTTTCATGGCGTACTTCGACTTCCATCTTTTTAAATTTTTCGGAAAGTTTCCAATTATGTTTTTCCAATATAGTAGGATTTTGCATCATTAACGAAAATATGGACCTCGGGGCCCTTCCTTTTGCTCCGTCAAGGATCCAGTCTTTTTTTGGCAACTTCATTTTAGGTCTGTACTCCGGAAATTCCACAGCTTCCATCATTTGTCCAAGAATTCCGTCAGAAAGTATCATTACAGGTGTCCTGTACTTATCTGCCAGATCAAAAGCATCCATTACATGTTCTATCGCTTCCGGTATTGTTGAAGGAGCCAGCACAGGCATTTTATAATCTCCATGCCCGCCGCCTTTAGTTGCCTGAAAATAATCCGCTTGCGAACCCTGAATATTGCCGAGTCCGGGACCGCCGCGCTGCATATTTACAATTACTCCCGGTAATTCACAGCCAGCCATATAAGAAATACCTTCCTGTTTTAAAGATATTCCGGGGCTTGATGAACTGGTCATTGCCCGGGTTCCGGTCAAAGAAGCTCCGAACACCATATTAATAGCGGCTAATTCGCTTTCTGCCTGTATAAAAACTCCGCCGGCTTCCGGCATTCTCCAGGACATATATTCCGGTATTTGATTTTGCGGGGTTATCGGATAGCCGGCATAAAACCTGCAGCCGGCTAAAATTGCTGCTTCAGCAATTGCTTCATTACCATTAATAAGTATTTTTTTATTAATTCCTGTTGTCATTTCTTTTCTTCCTTATACACCTCTATAGCAGCTTCAGGACACATCAAAGCGCACAAAGCGCAGGAGGTACATTTACCTTCTTTATCATCAAACTCAACAAAGAGATAACCTTTAGCGTTGAAAGATTTCGATAAAGCTAAATTACTTTTATTACAGTAAAGGATACAATAACCGCAACTCTTGCATTTTTCCTTGTTTATATTTACTTTTTGCATTTTATTCATTTTCTTTCCAGCACTTTTCTTATCCCGCGAACCGCTTGTTTAATTCTTTCATCGTTTTCCACGAGAGCGAACCTGACATAACCTTCCCCGTACTCTCCAAACCCTATACCCGGAGAAACTGTTACAGCACCTTCACGCAATATTAACTTACTGAATTCGACGGAACCCATACTTTTAAACTTCTCGGGAATTTCCGCCCAAATAAACATTGTAGTATTAGGTTTAGGAATATTCCAACCGGCTTTTCCCAGACCGTCAATCAGAACATCACGCCGTACCCGGTAAACATCCGCTATTTCAGCAACACATTTTTGGTCACCTTTTAAAGCCGTAATAGCTGCCACTTGAATAGGCGTAAAAATACCGTAATCCATATAACCTTTTAGCTTTGCAAGGTCAGATATTACTTTCGGGTTACCCAGACAAAATGCAATACGCCAGCCTGCCATATTGTACGACTTTGTTAAAGAGTAAAACTCCACTCCGACATCTTTTGCCCCTTTTACCTGTAAAAAAGACGGAGGTTTATAACCGTCGAAATGGAGATCTTTATACGCATAGTCATGGATAACTATAAGGTTTTCCTGTTTGGCAAAAGCTACAACATCCTCAAAGAATTTGAGATCAACTGTTGCCGTAGTGGGATTATGAGGATAGCTAAGAAGTAAAACTTTTGGTTTGGGAAAATATTGATCCATTTTGATCTTCTTAAGATCAATTACAAAATTGTTCTCTTTTAAAAGAGGCATGCTGATAACCTTGCCGCCTGCTATTACAATTGAATAAAGATGTATAGGATATGTCGGATTAGGCACCAGCGCCTGATCTCCGTCACCAAGTAAAGCCATCGCAAGATGCGAGATCCCTTCTTTTGCACCTATAGTAGCTATTACTTCACTTTCAGGATCAAGATCTATGTTAAAGTCCTCTTTATATCTGTAAGAAACAGCTTTTCGAAGACCGGAAAGTCCTTTGGAAACGGAATACCTATGGGCCTTTGGGTCTCTTGCCACTTCGCAAAGTTTATCAACTATATGCTGGGGCGTCGGTTTGTCAGGATTCCCCATTCCAAGGTCAATGACATCGATGCCTTTAGCTCTTTCTTCCTGCATAAGGCCTTTAACCGCGCCAAGCGCGTAAGGCGGTAAGCTTTTTATTCTTTTTGACTGTTCAAACATAATAATCCCTCTTTAGAAAGCTTCAAAGTGTGTAAACTTCTTTATATCCCTAAAACGTTCGTTTACCTTTGCCATATTTAAAGTTAGGAACCTGTCAATAGAAAAATCTTCTACGCAGTAGGAAGCAGTAACTGTTCCAAAAATAAGCGCTCTTTTTATTTCTTCTTCGTTTATTTTATTAACGGAAGAGATATATCCCATAAAGCCTCCGGCAAAACAATCTCCGGCGCCTGTCGGATCAAAGACACTTTCAAGAGGATATGCAGGTGCAAGAAAATGCCAACTGTCAGATATAATAATACATCCGTGTTCGCCTTTCTTTATGACCACCATTCTGGGGCCAAGTTTTAAAATCTTTTTACCGGCCTTAAAAAGGTTAGATTCTCCCGAGATTTCTCTGGCTTCAGAATCGTTAAAGAAACAAATATCAACATTTTTTAAGACTTTAAGCAGGTTATTATAATCCGTCTTAATATAAAAGTCTATTGTATCGCAGGCAACTATTTTTGGCCGGGCCTTCATCTGTTTTAGCACATCAAGCTGAAGAGCCGG
The DNA window shown above is from Candidatus Firestonebacteria bacterium RIFOXYD2_FULL_39_29 and carries:
- a CDS encoding 3-methyl-2-oxobutanoate dehydrogenase subunit VorB translates to MNKKILINGNEAIAEAAILAGCRFYAGYPITPQNQIPEYMSWRMPEAGGVFIQAESELAAINMVFGASLTGTRAMTSSSSPGISLKQEGISYMAGCELPGVIVNMQRGGPGLGNIQGSQADYFQATKGGGHGDYKMPVLAPSTIPEAIEHVMDAFDLADKYRTPVMILSDGILGQMMEAVEFPEYRPKMKLPKKDWILDGAKGRAPRSIFSLMMQNPTILEKHNWKLSEKFKKMEVEVRHETYHTEDAEILICAYGIMGRICKGAVDMARKADIKAGLFRPVTVWPFASDIVSELGKKAKKVLVVELNLGQMVEDIRLAVEDNKKISFHGRPGGAVATKEEVFEKIKELAK
- a CDS encoding alanine transaminase; the encoded protein is MFEQSKRIKSLPPYALGAVKGLMQEERAKGIDVIDLGMGNPDKPTPQHIVDKLCEVARDPKAHRYSVSKGLSGLRKAVSYRYKEDFNIDLDPESEVIATIGAKEGISHLAMALLGDGDQALVPNPTYPIHLYSIVIAGGKVISMPLLKENNFVIDLKKIKMDQYFPKPKVLLLSYPHNPTTATVDLKFFEDVVAFAKQENLIVIHDYAYKDLHFDGYKPPSFLQVKGAKDVGVEFYSLTKSYNMAGWRIAFCLGNPKVISDLAKLKGYMDYGIFTPIQVAAITALKGDQKCVAEIADVYRVRRDVLIDGLGKAGWNIPKPNTTMFIWAEIPEKFKSMGSVEFSKLILREGAVTVSPGIGFGEYGEGYVRFALVENDERIKQAVRGIRKVLERK
- a CDS encoding sugar kinase, whose translation is MSLAVVGSIALDTVINPFKKAVDVLGGSGTYFSYAASYFNRVKLVGVVGKDFPAKHLQSMKKRNIDLEGLTTADGLTFRWTGEYKFDMNIRETKKLNLGVFADFKPRLPESYKKAKYLFLGNIHPALQLDVLKQMKARPKIVACDTIDFYIKTDYNNLLKVLKNVDICFFNDSEAREISGESNLFKAGKKILKLGPRMVVIKKGEHGCIIISDSWHFLAPAYPLESVFDPTGAGDCFAGGFMGYISSVNKINEEEIKRALIFGTVTASYCVEDFSIDRFLTLNMAKVNERFRDIKKFTHFEAF